The Deltaproteobacteria bacterium genome includes the window GTCCATCCAGTCGCGTTTCTGTGCTGCTCGGATTTTTCAAGCGCAAACCCAGAGTGCAAACCGTCCAGGTGCCGATGGCCTATCGGGATGAGCTGGAGTACCTTTATGGCGGTTTGAATGTGGAGCGCACTTTTGTGTTTTCAAAAAGTGACTGGCTGGTTGAAGGAAGTAGCCAGGGCAGTATGAAATTATTCGACTTGGCGCAAGTCGCACGGATTATGATAGATCGTATCGGGTCGGATTTCGACCCATTCATTTCCCGCTTGGACAGCGAAGCGCGCGAAAAAGGCATGGAGATCTTCCAAATCTGGCTGCCACTCGCCTCGCCTTTTACATCGGCAGCGACGGATATCTTGCGTGGATACGGTTACTTCCTCGGCGGCGTGCTGCCCTGTTGGCCCAACGGGGATGGCTTGCTTATGCAGAAGGTCGGCCAAGAACCTGACTGGGAGGGTATCGCACTCTACTCTGAGCGTGCCAAGAAAATTGGAGAAATGATCAGACGTGATTGGCAGTGTGTAAACGCAAGGGTGTAAGAGCTATGCCTAAGCCCGGACGGAAAAATTGGGGACAAGGTTGAGTTATTTAAAAGATCGAAACCAAAACCGGAGGAGTTGGTTGTACAATCGTATGAGATGGCGTATGAGATGGCGGGAAAGTTAGGGCCAGGCAATGCAGCCGACCGGCATAGCCGGCGGCTGATTGCTACTAAACCCCTTAAAATGAGTTGGGAATGCCTCCTTCTTGAGGACTTGAGACCCCAAGGCTTCCCGATTGAACCAAAATTATTTATTTCCGGCCGAACCCCATGCGCAGGCCGCCGTCCAGGCGGATGGATTCGCCGTTCAGGTACGGGTTTTGGATGATATGACAGGCCAGGGCGGCAAACTCGGCCGGTTTGCCCAGCCGGGACGGAAAGGGTATTTGTTGGGCCAGACGCCCTTTTTTTATCTCATCGAGTCTGGCCATCATGGGGGTGTCCATAATCCCGGGTAAAATAGACATGATGCGGATGCCATTATTGGCAAACTCCCGGGCCAAGGTCAAGGACAGGGAAACCACCCCTCCTTTGGAGGAGGAATAGGCGGCCTGGCCGACCTGACCGTCAAAGGCGGCGATAGAGGCCGTATTGATAACCACCCCTCTTTCTCCTTCTTCGTTGGGGGTATTGGCCACCAGAGTGGAAGCGGTGGCCCGGATGACATTAAAGGTGCCGATCAGGTTGATCTGGACCGTTCGGCTGAAAAGTTCCAGAGGCATAACCCCTTCCTTACCCACTATCTTCACCGAACCGCCTACGCCGGCGCAGTTGATCACCACCTGGAAGGTGCCGAAGGCCTCTTTGATTTTTTCGACCACCCGGTCCATGCCTTCTTCCTGACCGACATCGGCCGGGACGAACAAGGCGCCTTCACCCAACTCCTGGGCCAATTGAGGGCCTCTTCCCCCGTCTAAATCCAACAAAGCCACTTTACCTCCGCCGGCGACTATAGACCGGGCTGTGGCTTCTCCCAGACCCGAAGCCCCGCCGGTGATGACGGCCGTACAGTTTTTTATATCCATCAAGTACCTCCTTATTAAGGTATAAGGTTTAAGGTATAAGGTGCAAGGTAAACGGTATAAGGATTAAAAGAAATACGGGTTTTCCCCAAACCTTGAACCTTGAACCTTGAACCTTTTATTTCTTCCGGCTACCATCGGAATTGTATTCATACCAGCCCTTGCCGGTCTTGCGGCCCAGATAACCGGCCCGGACCTTTCGCTTCAAAATGGAAGGAGGGTAAAACCGGGCATCCTTTTCATCTTCGTAGACGTTGGTATAGGCCATAAGCTGGACATCCAGACCGACCATGTCGGAGGTTTCAAAGGGACCCATCTTGCGGCCGAAGGCCAGGCACATGCCCTTGTCGATATCTTCCGGGGTGGCCACCCCCTGTCCGACCAGGCGCATGGCCTCCATATTGGAAAGCATGTTGATGCGGTTTAAGATGAAACCGGCGATATCCCTCTGGACCATGATCGGCTCCTTGCCGATAAAGCGGACAAACTCCGCCCCGGCCTGAAAGGCTTCATCTCCGGTGGCAATCCCTTTGATCACTTCAACGGCGTTCATCATCGGGACAGGATTGAAAAAATGGAGGCCGATAAAGTTTTCCGGCCGGCTCACGGCCGCAGCGATGTCACTGATGGGAATGGCCGAAGTATTGGAGGCCAGGATGGTTTTTCCGGTGGCCAGGGCATCGATTTTTTTAAAAACCTCATGCTTGACTTCCACCTTTTCGAAGACCGCTTCGATGACCAGATCGACCTCCGCAGCCGCTTCAACGCCGGTGGAGGTCCGGATACGTCCCATAATCGTTTCTAAATTTTCTTGGAGTTTTCCTTTTTCAACAAACTTGTTGACCGACCAGCGGATGTTTTTGACTGCTTTATCCAGAACCTCCTGAGAGATATCCGAGATGGTCACCTCAAGTCCCTTTTGGGCACAGACTTGGGCAATGCCGTTCCCCATGGTTCCCGAACCGACCACCAATACCTTTTTGAATGCCATTATCGATGCTCCTTTCAATTCAGCAGGAATTTTTATTTTGGACGCCGATTGACTCGGATCGGCAGATTTTCGCCGATCGTGCAGATTGCCAGGATTTTGAATATAAAGAATAGTTATCTGCGGGAATCTTCGAAAATCTGCGTCCTAATTTAAGATTATTGGTTTCGAATCTGCCAGATTTTTTGACTGACTTCTTCCGCCTGGGTCATTATCCGGTCCACCAGATCTTTAACGGGGATGGTTTCCCTGGTTCTTCCCACAACCTGACCGCAGGCGAAGACCGCATCTTCCCCACCATCTCTCCAAGCCGCGGCGGTCCGTCGTCCGGTGATCACGGGGAGCAGTTCTTCCAGAGGGGTCTGTTTCTTTTCCAGATCCAGGATATGTTCGGCCCAGGGGTTTTTTAAGACCCGGGTGGCGCTGCCGATGGACTTCTGAATGACCACCGTATCGGTTTCCTGGGCCTGGATAAATTGTTCCTTATGATGGGGATGAATGCCGGCCTCTGCGGTATTGAGAAAACGGGTGCCCATCAAAGCACCTTCAGCGCCCAAAGCCAGGGCGGCCACCAGAGTCTTGCCGTCACAAAAGCCTCCACCGGCTACCAGGGGAATCCGCAGGCGGTCAGCGGCCTCGGGGATCATAACCAGACTGGTCACATCTTCCATGCTGGGATGTCCCCCGCATTCCGTTCCGACCAAAGCCACCAGGTCCACCCCCACGGCCTCGGCTTTGACCGCATCCCTTATCCGGGCACATTTGTGAAGGTGTATAAAGTTTTTTTCTTTGATCTGCTGGCGATAAGGGGCCGGGTTGTTACCGGCGGTTTCCAAAATCCGGATCCCCTCCCGGGCGGCTATTTCCAGAGACTCCTCTACGGGCATGGGAAGAAGCCCGGGGAAGAGGGAGATATTGATCCCGAAGGGTTTATCCGTCAGGTCCTTTAATTTTCTGATTTCAGACACCAGTTCTTCTTCGCTCGGGAACATGCCCGAAGCCAGGCAGGTAAAAATACCGGCATTGGCACAGGCGGCTACAAAATCGGCATTACTGATAAACATCATAGTCCCGCATTGAATCGGGTACTGGACGCCCAGCAGTTCGGTAAAACGGGTCTTGAACATTATGAACTCCTTTCTCTTTTAACCCCGTATAGCGCCAAAAAATGGAGAGGGCCGGGGATTGTCGTCTATGATTTAATTAAATTAATAATTAGATTTTTCTATAAAGTCATATTTCTTGATGCTTGTCAATCCTAAAATCAACTTGGCTCCCCTTCATTTTTAAAAGCTTGGCCGAGGCAAGATTCGACTGGCAGTTGATGGGGTTACTCTCTTCTTAAACACCTGAAGTGTTACAAAAAAAAAG containing:
- a CDS encoding SDR family NAD(P)-dependent oxidoreductase, whose product is MDIKNCTAVITGGASGLGEATARSIVAGGGKVALLDLDGGRGPQLAQELGEGALFVPADVGQEEGMDRVVEKIKEAFGTFQVVINCAGVGGSVKIVGKEGVMPLELFSRTVQINLIGTFNVIRATASTLVANTPNEEGERGVVINTASIAAFDGQVGQAAYSSSKGGVVSLSLTLAREFANNGIRIMSILPGIMDTPMMARLDEIKKGRLAQQIPFPSRLGKPAEFAALACHIIQNPYLNGESIRLDGGLRMGFGRK
- a CDS encoding 3-hydroxyacyl-CoA dehydrogenase family protein, which encodes MAFKKVLVVGSGTMGNGIAQVCAQKGLEVTISDISQEVLDKAVKNIRWSVNKFVEKGKLQENLETIMGRIRTSTGVEAAAEVDLVIEAVFEKVEVKHEVFKKIDALATGKTILASNTSAIPISDIAAAVSRPENFIGLHFFNPVPMMNAVEVIKGIATGDEAFQAGAEFVRFIGKEPIMVQRDIAGFILNRINMLSNMEAMRLVGQGVATPEDIDKGMCLAFGRKMGPFETSDMVGLDVQLMAYTNVYEDEKDARFYPPSILKRKVRAGYLGRKTGKGWYEYNSDGSRKK
- a CDS encoding nitronate monooxygenase, which translates into the protein MFKTRFTELLGVQYPIQCGTMMFISNADFVAACANAGIFTCLASGMFPSEEELVSEIRKLKDLTDKPFGINISLFPGLLPMPVEESLEIAAREGIRILETAGNNPAPYRQQIKEKNFIHLHKCARIRDAVKAEAVGVDLVALVGTECGGHPSMEDVTSLVMIPEAADRLRIPLVAGGGFCDGKTLVAALALGAEGALMGTRFLNTAEAGIHPHHKEQFIQAQETDTVVIQKSIGSATRVLKNPWAEHILDLEKKQTPLEELLPVITGRRTAAAWRDGGEDAVFACGQVVGRTRETIPVKDLVDRIMTQAEEVSQKIWQIRNQ